In Anthonomus grandis grandis chromosome 5, icAntGran1.3, whole genome shotgun sequence, the following are encoded in one genomic region:
- the LOC126735907 gene encoding protein FAM107B isoform X2 — protein sequence MSGDIDMNSSANSFFTLGEYGKKDLPNGEKPLLSSGTIEELKQKLEGKELLFRPRSHSPTSPGRNPFEGDYPDDMIPETRAPSLLTDDGLIAPRKPVNPVREDPGRQNLHRELLFNQKIGKSVLNQKSELQRALERHKDNLAKKQLENHIAEKTPELEKVIADRAKRLENPVKIENEEDKVISKEFLQARMKLKSTSESK from the exons ATGTCTGGTGACATCGACATGAATTCTTCGGCAAATTCGTTTTTCACTTTGGGGGAATATGGGAAAAAA GATTTGCCTAACGGGGAAAAACCGTTATTGAGCAGCGGCACCATCGAGGAACTAAAGCAGAAATTGGAGGGCAAAGAGCTGTTAT TTCGTCCGCGTTCTCACTCTCCCACGAGTCCCGGAAGAAATCCCTTCGAGGGGGATTACCCGGACGACATGATCCCGGAAACGCGAGCGCCATCTTTACTGACAGATGACGGACTTATCGCGCCCAGGAAGCCCGTCAATCCTGTCAGGGAGGATCCGGGAAGGCAAAACTTGCACAGGGAGTTGTTGTTCaaccaaaaaat AGGTAAAAGTGTTCTAAACCAAAAATCCGAGCTACAGAGGGCGCTCGAGAGACACAAAGACAACCTGGCCAAAAAGCAACTGGAGAACCACATCGCGGAAAAAACACCGGAGCTGGAGAAAGTTATCGCGGATCGAGCGAAACGGCTCGAAAACCCGGTGAAAATCGAG AATGAAGAGGATAAGGTTATAAGCAAAGAGTTTCTTCAGGCGAGGATGAAGCTGAAGTCGACCAGCGAATCGAAATGA
- the LOC126735906 gene encoding uncharacterized protein LOC126735906 isoform X2 encodes MVCREFFMATLNVTDALLRSSLKMGSSTGFMEKDGRGKRAPPNKLSDNGEAFIRQHILTFPSVESHYCRAFSTKKYLDPSLNLSIMHRMYKETCITKNFKPVSFEKYRQIFQEYNLGFFKPNKDQCRRFLAQNSLTEQDKSLQEDEFKRHLDRKTAARQSRDQDQVLAFNFDLQSVLCTPKGPAGQIFYLRKLAVYNLTMYNLANQKVNCYLWDETQGKRGANEIASCVYDFIMSHTEITTVRMMSDECGGQQKSSIFASLCMHLLRNHKFLQVIDHRFFETGHSEMECDCIHSKVERKAKYVPVYTPDGWAQLIRDARVSPEAFKEISLRPTAVKLKTVVVP; translated from the exons ATGGTTTGCAGGGAGTTTTTTATGGCAACATTGAATGTAACGGATGCGTTACTGCGTAGCTCTTTAAAAATGGGTTCTTCTACTGGTTTTATGGAAAAAGATGGGCGCGGGAAACGCGCACCACCTAATAAATTATCCGACAATGGTGAAGCGTTCATAAGACAACACATTCTTACGTTCCCGTCAGTAGAGTCGCATTATTGCCGCGCTTTTAGCACCAAAAAGTACCTAGACCCATCTTTAAATTTATCGATAATGCATAGAATGTATAAGGAAACTTGCattacaaagaattttaaaccggttagttttgaaaaataccgacaaatatttcaagaatacaatttgggttttttcaaaCCCAATAAGGACCAGTGTAGAAGATTTTTGGCACAAAATTCTTTAACCGAACAGGATAAAAGCCTACAGGAAGATGAGTTTAAAAGACATCTGGATCGAAAAACTGCCGCAAGACAATCTCGTGACCAAGATCAAGTTTTAGCTTTTAATTTTGACCTCCAGTCTGTTCTGTGTACACCCAAGGGACCCGCCGGTCAAATATTCTATTTGCGAAAACTAGCAGTGTACAATCTTACAATGTACAATTTGGCTAATCAAAAAGTCAACTGCTATCTCTGGGATGAAACGCAAGGTAAACGAGGGGCAAATGAAATAGCCTCTTGTGTTTATGATTTTATCATGTCGCACACTGAAATCACCACCGTTCGTATGATGTCAGATGAATGTGGCGGACAGCAAAAGAGTTCTATTTTTGCTTCTTTGTGTATGCATCTTCTTAGAAATCATAAGTTCCTGCAGGTAATAGATCACCGTTTTTTTGAAACTGGCCACAGCGAAATGGAGTGTGACTGCATTCATTCCAAAGTTGAAAGAAAGGCAAAGTATGTACCAGTGTATACACCAGATGGTTGGGCACAATTAATAAGAGATGCTCGTGTGTCACCAGAGgcttttaag GAGATTTCATTGAGGCCGACTGCCGTAAAACTAAAAACCGTGGTCGTCCCGTAG
- the LOC126735906 gene encoding uncharacterized protein LOC126735906 isoform X1 gives MVCREFFMATLNVTDALLRSSLKMGSSTGFMEKDGRGKRAPPNKLSDNGEAFIRQHILTFPSVESHYCRAFSTKKYLDPSLNLSIMHRMYKETCITKNFKPVSFEKYRQIFQEYNLGFFKPNKDQCRRFLAQNSLTEQDKSLQEDEFKRHLDRKTAARQSRDQDQVLAFNFDLQSVLCTPKGPAGQIFYLRKLAVYNLTMYNLANQKVNCYLWDETQGKRGANEIASCVYDFIMSHTEITTVRMMSDECGGQQKSSIFASLCMHLLRNHKFLQVIDHRFFETGHSEMECDCIHSKVERKAKYVPVYTPDGWAQLIRDARVSPEAFKVKNMLFDDFFDFKTFSSLSLNFKIPWRRICCLRYIKDQPFKLYYKTDFSGDFIEADCRKTKNRGRPVAPPIEKAYAAELPVPISEAIKKKDLLKMCDDLTNPRAYHNFYKSLKTSRNIRDNLPEPDIEEDSETNSDQD, from the coding sequence ATGGTTTGCAGGGAGTTTTTTATGGCAACATTGAATGTAACGGATGCGTTACTGCGTAGCTCTTTAAAAATGGGTTCTTCTACTGGTTTTATGGAAAAAGATGGGCGCGGGAAACGCGCACCACCTAATAAATTATCCGACAATGGTGAAGCGTTCATAAGACAACACATTCTTACGTTCCCGTCAGTAGAGTCGCATTATTGCCGCGCTTTTAGCACCAAAAAGTACCTAGACCCATCTTTAAATTTATCGATAATGCATAGAATGTATAAGGAAACTTGCattacaaagaattttaaaccggttagttttgaaaaataccgacaaatatttcaagaatacaatttgggttttttcaaaCCCAATAAGGACCAGTGTAGAAGATTTTTGGCACAAAATTCTTTAACCGAACAGGATAAAAGCCTACAGGAAGATGAGTTTAAAAGACATCTGGATCGAAAAACTGCCGCAAGACAATCTCGTGACCAAGATCAAGTTTTAGCTTTTAATTTTGACCTCCAGTCTGTTCTGTGTACACCCAAGGGACCCGCCGGTCAAATATTCTATTTGCGAAAACTAGCAGTGTACAATCTTACAATGTACAATTTGGCTAATCAAAAAGTCAACTGCTATCTCTGGGATGAAACGCAAGGTAAACGAGGGGCAAATGAAATAGCCTCTTGTGTTTATGATTTTATCATGTCGCACACTGAAATCACCACCGTTCGTATGATGTCAGATGAATGTGGCGGACAGCAAAAGAGTTCTATTTTTGCTTCTTTGTGTATGCATCTTCTTAGAAATCATAAGTTCCTGCAGGTAATAGATCACCGTTTTTTTGAAACTGGCCACAGCGAAATGGAGTGTGACTGCATTCATTCCAAAGTTGAAAGAAAGGCAAAGTATGTACCAGTGTATACACCAGATGGTTGGGCACAATTAATAAGAGATGCTCGTGTGTCACCAGAGgcttttaaggtaaaaaatatgttgtttgatGATTTCTTTGATTTCAAAACCTTTTCAAGCCtttctcttaattttaaaattccctgGAGGAGAATTTGTTGTCTTCGCTATATAAAAGATCAGCCATTCAAACTCTActataaaactgatttttcagGAGATTTCATTGAGGCCGACTGCCGTAAAACTAAAAACCGTGGTCGTCCCGTAGCACCTCCGATAGAGAAAGCTTACGCTGCTGAACTACCTGTACCTATTAGTGAAGctattaagaaaaaagatttgtTGAAAATGTGTGACGACTTAACGAATCCTAGAgcttatcataatttttataaatcctTAAAGACAAGCCGTAACATCAGAGATAACTTACCGGAGCCAGATATAGAAGAAGATTCAGAAACTAATAGCGACCAAGATTAG
- the LOC126735907 gene encoding protein FAM107B isoform X4: MTCVLRFQVRPRSHSPTSPGRNPFEGDYPDDMIPETRAPSLLTDDGLIAPRKPVNPVREDPGRQNLHRELLFNQKIGKSVLNQKSELQRALERHKDNLAKKQLENHIAEKTPELEKVIADRAKRLENPVKIENEEDKVISKEFLQARMKLKSTSESK, from the exons ATGACGTGCGTCTTGAGGTTTCAAG TTCGTCCGCGTTCTCACTCTCCCACGAGTCCCGGAAGAAATCCCTTCGAGGGGGATTACCCGGACGACATGATCCCGGAAACGCGAGCGCCATCTTTACTGACAGATGACGGACTTATCGCGCCCAGGAAGCCCGTCAATCCTGTCAGGGAGGATCCGGGAAGGCAAAACTTGCACAGGGAGTTGTTGTTCaaccaaaaaat AGGTAAAAGTGTTCTAAACCAAAAATCCGAGCTACAGAGGGCGCTCGAGAGACACAAAGACAACCTGGCCAAAAAGCAACTGGAGAACCACATCGCGGAAAAAACACCGGAGCTGGAGAAAGTTATCGCGGATCGAGCGAAACGGCTCGAAAACCCGGTGAAAATCGAG AATGAAGAGGATAAGGTTATAAGCAAAGAGTTTCTTCAGGCGAGGATGAAGCTGAAGTCGACCAGCGAATCGAAATGA
- the LOC126736066 gene encoding tubulin-folding cofactor B, whose protein sequence is MGDVKVITSDFVHVQISTSVNHATFGEKRFPKDITISELKAKLELMTGGNCHTMKIQVFNDDNKLVTTLDDNNRLLGSYPVDDGMRLHVIDKFEYNLLEESVEKFELNEEEYAKRNDSVKSYLMKNKIGKYNEEYMKTKEQQEAESKALAESMSVGARCKVTCTNAPTRLGTVMYSGTIDGLSGYWVGVKYDEPVGKHDGCVKGKRYFTCPDKYGAFVKPSCIQVGDFPEEDYDLNEEI, encoded by the exons ATGGGTGATGTTAAAGTGATAACCTCAGATTTCGTGCACGTCCAAATAAGCACCTCGGTAAACCATGCCACTTTCGGGGAGAAACGCTTTCCTAAGGACATTACCATATCTGAACTAAAG GCTAAACTGGAACTGATGACGGGCGGCAACTGCCACACCATGAAAATCCAGGTTTTCAATGATGATAACAAACTGGTTACCACATTAGATGATAATAACAGACTACTTGGCTCCTACCCTGTAGATGATGGCATGAGACTGCATGTCATTGATAAGTTCGAATATAACCTTTTAGAAGAATCTgttgaaaaatttgaattaaatgaaGAGGAGTATGCTAAAAGGAATGATTCAGTTAAGTCTTACCTAATGAAGAACAAAATAG GGAAATACAATGAAGAATACATGAAAACGAAGGAGCAACAAGAAGCTGAGTCAAAAGCTTTAGCGGAAAGTATGTCAGTTGGGGCCAGATGTAAAGTTACATGTACCAATGCCCCAACAAGACTTGGAACTGTTATGTATAGTGGAACCATTGATGGACTCTCGGGGTATTGGGTAGGAGTTAAATATGATGAGCCTGTGGGTAAACATGATGGATG tgtcaAAGGTAAAAGATACTTTACCTGTCCAGATAAATATGGGGCTTTTGTGAAACCTTCTTGCATCCAAGTAGGTGATTTCCCTGAAGAGGATTATGATTTAAACgaggaaatttaa
- the LOC126736063 gene encoding uncharacterized protein LOC126736063, with translation MFLLTLIILRWFTFGGTNPIYSTENALKGPQEVQHAVCQISTKDIDATAKATITRQLRGVCSTNDMAQKFDLLHQELLLIKEALGVNGKALKLKSLGVAVATEYPDYSDSEEVSVYNDTIVQSSEGELYFYYWKINGISKVLMKRNLYISSETFSVLGHMLHLQFYPNYQEEFIGILLKPESNSFLKKHKISFLGQKNTKNEISSKKLYGLKNEDKIFKIAPQMLTPDFISNDSLLIRVKIYLEG, from the exons atgttccttCTGACTTTGATTATATTGAGATGGTTTACTTTTGGAGGGACAAACCCTATATACTCTACAGAAAATGCCTTAAAGGGCCCACAAGAAGTGCAGCATGCAGTTTGTCAAATTTCCACCAAAGATATTGACGCTACTGCTAAGGCGACTATCACAAGACAACTCCGAGGGGTTTGTTCAACCA ACGATATGGCTCAGAAATTTGATTTATTGCATCAAGAATTGTTGCTAATTAAAGAAGCCTTGGGGGTTAATGGAAAGGCTTTAAAACTAAAGAGTCTTGGGGTGGCAGTAGCTACTGAATACCCAGATTATAGTGATAGTGAAGAGGTTTCAGTTTATAACGACACTATAGTGCAAAGTAGTGAGGGCGAGTTGTACTTTTATTACTGGAAAATTAATGGCATTAGCAAAGTGCTTATGAAAAGAAACTTGTATATTTCTAGTGAGACTTTCTCGGTTTTAG gGCACATGTTACACCTTCAGTTCTACCCAAACTATCAGGAGGAATTTATTGGGATATTGCTCAAACCCGAGAGCAATTCTTTCCTGAAAAAGCATAAAATCTCGTTTTTAGGCCAAAAGAACACTAAAAATGAGATTTCTTCCAAGAAACTTTATGGGCTAAAAAACGAggataaaatctttaaaatcgcACCTCAAATGTTAACCCCggattttatttcaaatgacAGTTTGCTCATTAGGGTTAAGATTTATTTGGAGGGCTGA